The Corylus avellana chromosome ca8, CavTom2PMs-1.0 genome has a segment encoding these proteins:
- the LOC132189255 gene encoding uncharacterized protein LOC132189255 isoform X2, with product MDGPPANDCCSVCHGNFNTPCQANCSHWFCGNCIMLVWDHGSAIQPCRCPLCRRQISLLVPGEASLRRRHDPEVAEILGKVETYNRLFSGHTNGLIQDLPFYLRRLLRELMDPRRSLPLVIRARVYIAMILSAVYIVSPVDIIPEGILGIVGLLDDLLILLIFFLHVSAIYRSVLYAHHGGS from the exons ATGGACGGTCCTCCGGCGAACGATTGCTGTTCGGTGTGCCATGGCAACTTCAACACTCCTTGTCAAGCCAATTGCTCCCACTGGTTCTGCG GCAATTGTATTATGCTTGTTTGGGATCATGGGTCAGCAATTCAGCCATGTAGATGCCCCCTATGTCGTCGTCAAATTTCCTTGTTGGTTCCTGGAGAGGCTTCATTAAGACGTCGTCATGACCCTGAGGTTGCCGAGATTCTAGGAAAGGTGGAAACATACAATCGCCTTTTTAGTGGGCATACCAATGGTCTCATTCAG GACCTTCCATTTTATCTCCGAAGGTTGTTACGAGAACTGATGGATCCTCGACGATCTCTTCCTCTTGTTATTAGAGCCCGTGTCTATATAGCA ATGATACTAAGTGCTGTCTACATTGTCAGCCCGGTTGACATTATTCCAGAAG GAATATTGGGAATAGTTGGACTCTTGGATGATCTCCTTATACTGCTTATCTTCTTCCTGCACGTTTCTGCCATTTATCGGTCGGTACTCTATGCCCATCACGGAGGTTCATGA
- the LOC132189255 gene encoding uncharacterized protein LOC132189255 isoform X1 produces MDGPPANDCCSVCHGNFNTPCQANCSHWFCGNCIMLVWDHGSAIQPCRCPLCRRQISLLVPGEASLRRRHDPEVAEILGKVETYNRLFSGHTNGLIQRMQDLPFYLRRLLRELMDPRRSLPLVIRARVYIAMILSAVYIVSPVDIIPEGILGIVGLLDDLLILLIFFLHVSAIYRSVLYAHHGGS; encoded by the exons ATGGACGGTCCTCCGGCGAACGATTGCTGTTCGGTGTGCCATGGCAACTTCAACACTCCTTGTCAAGCCAATTGCTCCCACTGGTTCTGCG GCAATTGTATTATGCTTGTTTGGGATCATGGGTCAGCAATTCAGCCATGTAGATGCCCCCTATGTCGTCGTCAAATTTCCTTGTTGGTTCCTGGAGAGGCTTCATTAAGACGTCGTCATGACCCTGAGGTTGCCGAGATTCTAGGAAAGGTGGAAACATACAATCGCCTTTTTAGTGGGCATACCAATGGTCTCATTCAG AGAATGCAGGACCTTCCATTTTATCTCCGAAGGTTGTTACGAGAACTGATGGATCCTCGACGATCTCTTCCTCTTGTTATTAGAGCCCGTGTCTATATAGCA ATGATACTAAGTGCTGTCTACATTGTCAGCCCGGTTGACATTATTCCAGAAG GAATATTGGGAATAGTTGGACTCTTGGATGATCTCCTTATACTGCTTATCTTCTTCCTGCACGTTTCTGCCATTTATCGGTCGGTACTCTATGCCCATCACGGAGGTTCATGA
- the LOC132189456 gene encoding uncharacterized protein LOC132189456: MTSKMKIEMEQAFNDLLEEVYWRGDVRVTEVGNDEKVDCVVCQKPISAGPAFIWDSLYSILYCHFSCLNAPTNYKALLLHFGLRHERLIFTEEVKSDGKEDVLCLGCEKPVLGPGYKCSTSNCNLLLHKSCVELSPQIQQHPFHPNHTLVLVEPDKKYCNVCGKNCNRYPFYRCSECDFNLDITCAATRPQINYNIDDCQHAFIPFFQNNHFTCKACGEEAKEYSVSLCSICQLLIHGKCARFPRIISISRHDHSLALTYSLQVKEHLDSNVLCRFCYRKVKTEYAAYYCQECECGYVAHLDCAFEDVESEIVMFLPKKSVDLVTNVMEVEGVGQIRHFSHQHDLILGNEELTDIKFCDGCMEFISTPFYSCMHCKFFLHSRCARLPRKKQHILHQHHLTLVSRVPYDNGLFLCDACKNERDGFAYRCDVCSFNLDLQCCSISETLKHEGHQHSLFLAVNFDKRCHVCNATDSMKPAGMFVCTNCDFALGLECATLPLIARHRYDDHLLKLTYIAEEHCKEFYCLICEEKREPNQWFYYCAECDFPAHPECVLGIYL; the protein is encoded by the coding sequence ATGACGTCAAAGATGAAGATCGAGATGGAGCAAGCCTTCAATGATTTGCTAGAAGAGGTCTATTGGAGGGGAGACGTGCGTGTAACAGAGGTGGGAAATGATGAGAAAGTTGATTGTGTGGTGTGCCAGAAACCGATATCAGCAGGTCCCGCTTTTATATGGGACAGCCTGTATAGCATCCTCTACTGTCACTTTTCATGCCTCAATGCACCCACCAATTACAAAGCCCTTCTTTTACACTTCGGCCTTCGGCATGAGCGCTTGATCTTCACTGAAGAAGTGAAAAGTGATGGCAAGGAGGACGTTCTTTGCTTGGGGTGCGAGAAGCCAGTTCTAGGTCCCGGATACAAATGCTCCACTTCCAATTGCAATTTACTCCTCCATAAATCATGCGTTGAGCTGTCTCCCCAGATACAACAACACCCATTCCACCCAAACCACACCCTTGTTCTTGTGGAGCCagataaaaaatattgtaatgtTTGCGGTAAAAACTGCAATAGGTACCCCTTCTACCGTTGCAGTGAGTGCGATTTCAATCTTGATATCACATGTGCCGCCACCCGCCcgcaaattaattataatattgatGACTGCCAACACGCTTTCATCCCCTTCTTTCAAAATAACCACTTCACTTGTAAAGCTTGTGGTGAGGAAGCCAAGGAGTACTCAGTCTCCTTATGTAGCATTTGTCAGCTCTTGATTCATGGAAAATGTGCCCGATTTCCACGCATCATCTCAATTTCAAGACATGATCACTCTCTTGCTCTCACCTATTCTCTTCAAGTCAAAGAGCACTTGGACAGCAACGTACTCTGTAGATTTTGCTATCGAAAGGTGAAGACAGAGTATGCCGCTTATTATTGTCAGGAGTGTGAGTGTGGTTACGTGGCTCACTTAGACTGTGCATTTGAAGATGTAGAAAGTGAAATTGTCATGTTCTTGCCTAAGAAATCCGTTGATTTAGTGACTAATGTTATGGAGGTTGAAGGCGTTGGGCAAATACGACATTTTAGCCATCAACATGATTTAATTCTTGGCAATGAAGAGCTCACAGATATTAAGTTTTGTGATGGTTGTATGGAATTCATCTCCACCCCGTTTTACAGTTGTATGCACTGCAAGTTCTTTCTCCACAGTAGATGTGCCCGACTACCAAGAAAGAAGCAACACATACTTCACCAACACCACCTCACCCTTGTCTCAAGGGTACCTTACGATAATGGATTGTTTTTGTGTGATGCTTGTAAAAATGAACGCGATGGCTTCGCCTATAGATGTGACGTGTGTAGTTTCAACCTTGACCTTCAATGTTGTTCAATCTCAGAAACCCTGAAACATGAAGGTCATCAACACTCCCTCTTCCTTGctgttaattttgataaaagatGTCATGTTTGCAATGCCACTGATTCCATGAAACCAGCTGGCATGTTTGTATGCACTAATTGCGATTTTGCCTTGGGTCTTGAATGTGCAACTCTTCCACTCATAGCTAGGCACAGATATGACGATCATCTCCTCAAGCTCACCTACATTGCTGAAGAACATTGTAAAGAATTCTATTGTTTAATTTGCGAAGAAAAGAGAGAGCCAAATCAATGGTTTTATTATTGTGCAGAATGCGACTTCCCTGCTCATCCCGAATGCGTTTTAGGAATATATCTATAA
- the LOC132189256 gene encoding uncharacterized protein LOC132189256 (The sequence of the model RefSeq protein was modified relative to this genomic sequence to represent the inferred CDS: added 12 bases not found in genome assembly), with the protein MTPQVAEILGKVETYNRLFSGHTNGLIQRMQDLPFYLRRLLRELMDPRRSLPLVIRARVYIAMILSAVYIVSPVDIIPEGILGIVGLLDDLLILLIFFLHVAAIYRSVLYARHGGS; encoded by the exons GTTGCCGAGATTCTAGGAAAGGTGGAAACATACAATCGCCTTTTTAGTGGGCATACCAATGGTCTCATTCAG AGAATGCAGGACCTTCCATTTTATCTCCGAAGGTTGTTACGAGAACTGATGGATCCTCGACGATCTCTTCCTCTTGTTATTAGAGCCCGTGTCTATATAGCA ATGATACTAAGTGCTGTCTACATTGTCAGCCCGGTTGACATTATTCCAGAAG GAATATTGGGAATAGTTGGGCTCTTGGATGATCTCCTTATACTGCTTATCTTCTTCCTGCACGTTGCTGCCATTTATCGGTCGGTACTCTATGCCCGTCACGGAGGTTCATGA
- the LOC132189717 gene encoding thymidylate kinase-like, with product MSAISHSPGLCKNFGALALGRLLKSRLNFPHKCPIRQIRMANTHNSILNGGNSESRGALIVLEGLDRSGKTSQSSRLLTYLEGLGHSAELWRFPDRSTNVGQMISSYLSNNSQLDDHTIHLLFSANRWEKRSLMETKLKTGTILIVDRYSYSGVAFSSAKGLDIEWCKAPEIGLPAPDLVVYLDIQPEKAAERGGYGAERYEQLEFQRKVAHCYQSLHDASWKIIDACQPIEDIEKHLQESVLDCVMTCQKGKPLSYLWSS from the exons ATGTCTGCTATCTCACACTCTCCAGGGCTTTGTAA gaATTTTGGAGCATTAGCATTGGGAAGGTTATTGAAATCTCGATTGAACTTTCCTCACAAGTGTCCAATTAGGCAGATACGAATGGCAAATACCCACAATTCTATCCTAAATGGCGGCAACAGTGAGTCAAGAGGTGCCTTGATTGTTCTAGAAGGCTTGGATCGTAGTGGGAAGACCTCACAGTCTAGTAGACTACTCACATACTTGGAGGGACTGGGGCATTCGGCTGAATTATGGAGGTTTCCTGACAGAAGTACGAATGTTGGGCAAATGATATCTTCATACCTTTCCAACAATTCACAATTGGATGATCACACTATCCATCTTCTTTTTAGCGCTAATCGTTGGGAGAAGAG ATCATTGATGGAAACTAAACTGAAGACAGGAACCATCCTCATTGTCGACCGTTATTCTTATTCTGGGGTGGCTTTCTCGTCTGCCAAAGGACTTGACATTGAATGGTGTAAG gCTCCAGAGATTGGGTTGCCGGCTCCAGATCTGGTAGTTTATCTTGACATACAGCCAGAG AAAGCTGCCGAGAGAGGAGGATATGGTGCTGAGAGATATGAGCAGCTCGAGTTCCAGAGGAAAGTTGCACATTGCTATCAGTCTCTCCATGATGCCTCCTGGAAG ATAATTGATGCCTGCCAACCCATAGAAGATATCGAGAAACACCTGCAAGAGAGTGTATTGGATTGTGTCATGACATGTCAGAAAGGCAAACCCCTTTCCTACCTCTGGTCAAGTtaa
- the LOC132189457 gene encoding uncharacterized protein LOC132189457: protein MTSQMKMMDRAFDGFLWQVWRNSPLNVRKVRNYEIVDCVVCQKPISAGPAFKRWGQDLYCHFSCLNAPTNYKALLFHFSFGHDRLIFTEEVKSDGKEDVLCLGCEKPVLGPGYKCSTSNCNLLLHKSCVDLSPQIQQHPFHPNHTLVLVKADQKYCNVCGKNCNRYPFYCCGECDFNLHIMCTTTRPRINNVDSCQHAFVSFFKKNQFTCDACGEEAKELASHCNICQLLIHNKCARFPRIIWISRHDHFLAITYSLQVKEHLDSNVFCRLCYQKVKTEYAAYYCQECGYVAHLQCAFENEESEDLWLLLEKSSDLATDHDAMEVEGVGQIKHFSHHHDLILGNEELADVKFCDGCMEFISTPFYSCTQCNFFLHSRCARLPRKKQHILHQHQLTLVSHVWFKCDACINVRDGFPYRCDVCDFNLDLQCGSISETLKHEGHQHSLFLAVNFDKRCHVCNATYSRKPAGMFVCTSCDFALGLECATLPLIARHRYDDHLLKLTYIAEERCKEYYCLICEEKRNPNQWFYYCVECDFPAHPRCVLGIYL from the coding sequence ATGACGTCACAGATGAAGATGATGGATCGGGCCTTCGATGGTTTTCTATGGCAGGTCTGGAGGAATTCACCCTTGAATGTAAGAAAGGTGAGAAATTATGAGATAGTTGATTGTGTGGTGTGCCAGAAACCGATATCAGCAGGTCCCGCTTTTAAACGCTGGGGTCAAGACCTCTACTGTCATTTTTCATGCCTCAATGCACCCACCAATTACAAAGCCCTTCTTTTTCACTTCAGCTTTGGGCATGATCGCTTGATCTTCACTGAAGAAGTGAAAAGTGATGGCAAGGAGGACGTTCTTTGCTTGGGGTGCGAGAAGCCAGTTTTGGGTCCCGGATACAAATGCTCCACTTCCAATTGCAATTTACTCCTCCATAAATCATGCGTTGACCTGTCTCCCCAGATACAACAACACCCCTTCCACCCAAACCACACCCTTGTTCTTGTGAAGGCAGATCAAAAATATTGTAATGTTTGCGGTAAAAACTGCAATAGGTACCCCTTTTACTGTTGCGGTGAGTGCGATTTCAATCTTCATATCATGTGTACCACCACCCGCCCGCGAATTAATAATGTTGACAGCTGCCAACATGCATTCGTCTCGTTCTTTAAGAAGAACCAATTTACTTGTGACGCTTGTGGTGAGGAAGCCAAGGAGTTAGCTTCCCATTGTAACATCTGTCAACTCTTGATTCACAACAAATGTGCTCGGTTTCCACGCATCATCTGGATTTCAAGACATGATCACTTCCTTGCTATCACATATTCTCTTCAAGTCAAAGAGCACTTGGACAGCAACGTATTCTGTAGACTTTGCTATCAAAAGGTGAAGACAGAGTATGCCGCTTATTATTGTCAGGAGTGTGGTTACGTGGCTCACTTGCAATGTGcttttgaaaatgaagaaagtgagGATCTCTGGTTGCTTCTAGAGAAATCTAGTGATTTAGCAACTGATCATGATGCTATGGAGGTTGAAGGCGTTGGGCAAATAAAGCATTTTAGCCATCACCATGATTTAATTCTTGGCAATGAGGAGCTCGCAGATGTTAAGTTTTGTGATGGTTGTATGGAATTCATCTCCACCCCGTTTTACAGTTGTACACAATGCAACTTCTTTCTCCACAGTAGATGTGCCAGGCTACCAAGAAAGAAGCAACACATACTTCACCAACACCAGCTCACCCTCGTCTCACATGTATGGTTCAAGTGTGATGCTTGTATAAATGTACGCGATGGCTTCCCCTATAGATGTGACGTGTGTGATTTCAACCTTGACCTTCAATGTGGTTCAATTTCGGAAACCTTGAAACATGAAGGTCATCAACACTCCCTCTTCCTTGctgttaattttgataaaagatGTCATGTTTGCAATGCCACTTATTCCAGGAAACCAGCTGGCATGTTTGTATGCACTAGTTGCGATTTTGCCTTGGGTCTTGAATGTGCAACTCTTCCGCTCATAGCTAGGCACAGATATGACGATCATCTCCTCAAGCTCACCTACATTGCTGAAGAACGTTGTAAAGAATACTATTGTTTAATTTGCGAAGAAAAGAGAAATCCAAATCAATGGTTTTATTATTGTGTAGAATGCGACTTCCCTGCTCATCCTCGATGCGTTTTAGGAATATATCTATAA